One region of Halictus rubicundus isolate RS-2024b unplaced genomic scaffold, iyHalRubi1_principal scaffold0135, whole genome shotgun sequence genomic DNA includes:
- the LOC143363803 gene encoding uncharacterized protein LOC143363803: MARTGDNLQKQGKANLTIGLLQSTLATLEKRWQQFEEQDDRIRSTATPEDHQSDYFTLDIFTEGEQAYSLQKGQLLDALARLAPASTPASPSIPPPAASGPRARSTLPRIDLPAFSGRYSEWTRYKDLFSSLVLDDPSWSDAEKFHYLSASLTGEAALLIRRIPMSADNFHRAWELLAHRYENRRLLVDAQFDILYETPACTTHTARELKRLLDTSCNVASVLNGLDVPVDDKAHWMVQHVVRRLDAETLKHWETSLGSSTEPPTLSELLEFLETTIRTLEACESRHGHLVPAQRPAAKGIKAVHVATDQPSTKSRCGLCRGNHLLCFCGAFRSKTPLERLQVVTSSQLCHNCLGPHAVAACRSNKTCQRCAEKHHTMLHDALVQGNRPPRPTAMHIVNGPEPSEEPLSVLLATALVAVQSAGGTVVARALIDPCSEVSLVSESLVQQLRLHRTSCSQVVVGAGAKATATARGRTRLDVASRIHANLSCTVEALILPRLTSYRPRCRTFASAWPHISGLTLADPTFNSATPIDLLLGADVYPQVLLTGTRSGGHRGPVAQETIFGWILSGPATSPGPSTPIATSHTVTIDDLTALVRRFWEQEEMPPPAPQRTAEEAACEEHFQRTHSRQPDGRYVVRLCLTTPNPELGQSHCIARRILLANERRFATNPQLQALYTNFMEEYRTLGHMQVIPAADYTPRRPHFYLPHHGVLKATGTSTKLRVVFNGSRRSSVGTSINAHLAAGPKLQQDITNILLRWRRHKVAFIADIEKMYRQIRVHSDDWDLQRILWRDNESERIDAYHLTTVTYGLTCAPYLALRTLLQLAEDEKQRFPRGASILRTATYVDDILAGADSIEDAERTQGELIGICKAGGFVRKKWSANHSALLSALPADFLAESSTIPWHPETGCSALGLTWHPATDTLAFSLHAPSETTSEPPTKRRVLSQIAKLFDPLGWLAPFVVRGKIFIQDLWKTNLEWDERLPPDTAAAWNTLREDMDELACIRIPRWLGVDDTAATRQLHAFVDASEKAYAAAVYVRIEDSHGVARAHLVAAKTKVAPLKTVSLPRLELCAATLGARLLVHIRQEIQVPIDAVHLWSDSTVALAWLQGEPTRWRTYIANRVSEVQTALPDGHLHHVGTKDNPADCASRGVAAAQLASHPLWWHGPSWLTSPEAGWNTAPPPHCTTEEERTPATCLQTSRQEDPELLLRFSTLDRLLRATSWCLRWTSPSRRDATASPPHLRPDELRRAEETWIRLVQRLHFATELTAVEQQKPVPGGSGLRKLTPFLDEYGILRVGGRLHNALLPYNEQHPIILPAGCHLTQLVIESAHLRTLHGGVQLTLAALRQKYWIPQGRRQVKRCTSHCLRCIRWRAAPATQVMGNLPTQRVTPSRPFQHVGLDYAGPFQLKTTPGRGHKATKGYVAVFICFSTRAVHIEAVSDYSTAAFLAAFRRFTGRRGTCSSLTSDCGTNFVGADRELRRLFTASTREAASIGRQLAKDGVTWKFIPPGAPHFGGLWEAAVRSLKHHLRRVVADDPLTYEEFSTLLCQVEACLNSRPLQALTDDPEDLTPLTPGHFLVGGPLTAVPEPTLLEVPRSRLTRWQLLQQRLQHFWRRWAAEYLHQLQTRPKWTTAETSLQLGDLVLIKSELTPPSRWPLGRIDEVHPGADGHVRVATVKTATSRYQRPVTKLIPLHRAADA; this comes from the coding sequence ATGGCTCGCACCGGCGACAACCTGCAGAAGCAGGGAAAGGCGAACCTCACCATCGGACTCCTCCAGAGCACTCTGGCCACCCTGGAGAAAAGATGGCAGCAGTTCGAGGAGCAAGACGACCGAATCAGATCCACGGCCACCCCCGAGGACCACCAGAGCGATTACTTCACCCTGGATATTTTCACGGAAGGCGAACAGGCCTACTCGCTGCAGAAGGGGCAGCTACTCGACGCACTGGCGCGCCTCGCGCCCGCGTCAACCCCTGCATCGCCGAGCATCCCGCCTCCTGCAGCGTCCGGACCCAGGGCACGGTCCACGCTCCCGCGCATCGACTTACCGGCCTTCTCGGGTCGGTACAGCGAGTGGACGCGGTACAAGGACCTCTTCTCGTCGTTGGTCCTTGACGACCCGTCGTGGAGTGACGCCGAGAAATTCCACTACCTGTCCGCCAGCCTCACCGGAGAAGCCGCATTGCTGATCCGCCGCATCCCGATGTCGGCTGATAATTTTCATCGGGCATGGGAGCTGCTGGCGCACAGGTACGAGAACCGCCGGCTCCTTGTCGATGCCCAGTTCGACATCCTTTACGAGACGCCCGCCTGCACCACGCATACCGCCAGGGAATTGAAGCGGCTCCTCGACACCAGCTGCAACGTGGCCTCAGTGCTGAACGGCCTTGACGTTCCCGTCGACGACAAGGCACACTGGATGGTCCAACACGTCGTGCGGCGCCTGGACGCCGAGACACTGAAGCACTGGGAGACATCCTTGGGGAGCAGCACGGAACCACCCACACTCTCCGAGCTGCTGGAGTTCCTGGAGACGACGATCCGCACCCTGGAGGCCTGCGAGAGCCGACATGGACATCTCGTACCCGCACAGCGACCTGCAGCGAAGGGAATCAAGGCCGTGCACGTCGCTACCGACCAACCCTCCACCAAGTCACGCTGCGGTCTCTGCCGGGGAAACCACCTCTTGTGCTTCTGCGGAGCGTTCCGAAGCAAGACGCCACTGGAGCGACTCCAGGTCGTGACCTCCTCCCAGCTGTGCCACAACTGCCTGGGGCCACACGCCGTCGCAGCCTGCCGATCCAACAAGACCTGTCAGCGGTGCGCGGAGAAGCATCATACGATGCTCCACGACGCTCTCGTGCAGGGCAACCGCCCCCCACGACCCACCGCTATGCATATCGTGAACGGACCGGAGCCCTCCGAGGAACCGCTATCGGTGCTCCTTGCCACCGCCCTCGTGGCAGTCCAGTCCGCGGGAGGTACCGTCGTCGCCAGGGCACTGATCGACCCCTGCTCCGAGGTGTCGCTGGTCAGCGAATCACTGGTACAGCAGCTCCGACTCCATCGAACATCCTGCTCTCAGGTGGTAGTCGGCGCCGGTGCCAAGGCCACCGCGACCGCACGAGGAAGAACCCGCCTGGACGTCGCCTCGAGAATCCACGCCAACCTCTCCTGCACGGTGGAGGCGCTCATTCTACCTCGGCTGACCTCGTACCGACCGCGCTGCCGCACCTTCGCCTCCGCCTGGCCGCACATCTCGGGACTGACTCTCGCGGACCCGACCTTCAACTCCGCAACCCCCATCGACCTGCTCCTGGGTGCGGACGTATACCCGCAGGTCTTGTTGACGGGCACCAGAAGCGGAGGACATCGAGGTCCGGTCGCACAAGAGACCATATTCGGCTGGATCCTGTCAGGCCCGGCGACCAGCCCTGGGCCTTCGACACCAATAGCAACCAGCCACACCGTCACCATCGACGACCTGACCGCTCTCGTCCGGCGCTTTTGGGAGCAAGAAGAGATGCCGCCACCCGCACCGCAGCGGACTGCCGAGGAAGCAGCGTGCGAGGAGCACTTCCAGCGTACCCATTCCCGGCAGCCCGACGGCAGGTACGTCGTGCGTCTGTGCCTGACAACACCAAACCCAGAGCTGGGGCAGTCACACTGCATCGCCAGGCGCATTCTGCTGGCCAACGAGCGCCGGTTCGCGACGAACCCGCAGCTGCAGGCGTTGTACACCAACTTCATGGAGGAATACCGCACTCTCGGCCACATGCAAGTGATcccagcagccgactacaccccTCGACGTCCACACTTTTACCTGCCTCACCACGGTGTGCTGAAGGCAACTGGCACCTCCACCAAGCTGCGAGTGGTTTTCAACGGGTCTCGCCGCTCCAGCGTTGGGACGTCTATCAACGCACACCTCGCAGCCGGACCCAAACTGCAGCAGGACATTACGAACATTCTGCTCAGGTGGAGGCGCCACAAGGTCGCATTCATCGCGGACATCGAAAAAATGTACCGCCAAATCCGGGTGCACTCAGACGACTGGGATCTCCAACGGATCCTGTGGCGTGACAACGAGAGCGAGCGGATAGACGCCTACCACCTCACGACAGTGACCTACGGCCTGACCTGCGCCCCGTACCTCGCCCTGCGCACGCTGCTGCAGCTAGCCGAAGACGAAAAGCAGCGATTCCCGAGAGGTGCGAGCATACTCCGGACGGCCACCTATGTCGACGACATCCTCGCTGGGGCTGACAGCATCGAGGACGCCGAGAGGACGCAGGGGGAGCTCATCGGCATCTGCAAGGCGGGCGGATTCGTCCGCAAGAAGTGGAGCGCCAACCACTCCGCGCTGCTCTCCGCGCTACCCGCCGACTTCTTGGCAGAGTCGTCCACGATCCCGTGGCATCCTGAGACCGGATGCAGCGCACTAGGACTGACGTGGCACCCCGCCACCGATACCTTGGCGTTCTCGCTGCACGCCCCCTCAGAGACGACTTCGGAGCCGCCCACCAAGCGACGCGTGCTCTCCCAGATCGCCAAGCTGTTCGACCCGCTCGGCTGGCTCGCCCCCTTCGTCGTCCGGGGAAAAATATTCATCCAGGACCTCTGGAAGACCAACCTCGAGTGGGACGAGCGCCTCCCACCCGACACAGCAGCAGCCTGGAACACCCTGAGAGAGGACATGGACGAACTAGCGTGCATCCGGATCCCTCGGTGGCTCGGAGTGGACGACACCGCCGCCACCCGACAGCTGCACGCATTTGTGGACGCGTCCGAGAAGGCATACGCCGCCGCTGTCTACGTCCGCATCGAAGACTCCCACGGGGTCGCACGAGCACACCTCGTCGCCGCCAAAACCAAGGTCGCCCCACTGAAGACGGTTTCGCTGCCACGACTGGAGCTGTGCGCCGCCACACTTGGAGCGCGCCTCCTGGTGCACATCCGGCAGGAGATCCAGGTGCCCATTGACGCCGTCCACCTCTGGAGCGACTCCACCGTCGCGCTGGCCTGGCTCCAGGGAGAACCAACCCGCTGGCGCACCTACATCGCGAACCGCGTGTCGGAGGTCCAGACCGCACTGCCCGACGGTCACCTCCACCACGTGGGGACCAAGGACAACCCTGCGGACTGCGCCTCACGAGGCGTCGCAGCAGCTCAGCTGGCAAGCCACCCGCTCTGGTGGCACGGACCAAGCTGGCTCACCAGCCCAGAGGCGGGCTGGAACACCGCGCCTCCGCCGCACTGTACCACCGAGGAAGAGAGAACGCCGGCCACGTGCCTCCAGACGAGCCGCCAGGAGGACCCAGAGCTTCTCCTTCGGTTCTCGACCTTGGACCGGCTGCTCCGGGCCACCAGCTGGTGCCTCCGGTGGACCAGCCCTTCCCGGCGCGACGCAACTGCATCTCCGCCGCACCTGCGCCCCGACGAGCTCCGCCGAGCCGAGGAAACGTGGATACGGCTGGTGCAGCGCCTCCACTTCGCCACCGAACTCACCGCCGTCGAACAACAGAAGCCAGTCCCGGGAGGGAGTGGACTCCGCAAACTAACACCGTTCCTCGACGAATACGGCATTCTGCGCGTGGGAGGGCGACTCCACAACGCCCTCCTGCCGTACAACGAGCAGCACCCTATCATCCTGCCCGCAGGATGCCATTTGACCCAGCTGGTCATCGAGAGCGCCCACCTCCGGACGCTGCACGGCGGAGTGCAACTGACCCTCGCAGCCCTCCGCCAAAAGTACTGGATCCCCCAAGGCCGGCGACAGGTGAAGCGGTGCACCTCACACTGCCTCCGGTGCATCCGATGGCGGGCGGCGCCGGCGACGCAGGTGATGGGCAACCTCCCAACACAGCGGGTCACCCCCTCTCGGCCCTTCCAGCACGTCGGACTGGACTACGCAGGGCCCTTCCAGCTGAAGACGACCCCCGGACGCGGCCACAAGGCCACCAAAGGCTACGTGGCCGTATTCATTTGTTTCAGCACGAGGGCCGTCCACATCGAAGCTGTGTCGGATTACTCCACCGCCGCCTTCCTGGCGGCCTTCCGCCGCTTCACAGGCCGCCGCGGAACCTGCAGCAGCCTGACCAGCGACTGCGGCACCAACTTCGTGGGCGCGGACCGGGAATTGCGGCGCCTCTTCACGGCCTCGACGCGAGAAGCTGCAAGCATCGGCCGGCAGCTCGCGAAGGACGGCGTGACGTGGAAATTCATCCCCCCGGGCGCCCCACACTTTGGCGGGCTCTGGGAAGCAGCAGTCCGGTCCCTGAAGCACCACCTCCGCAGAGTCGTCGCCGACGACCCCCTCACTTATGAGGAATTCTCCACCCTCCTCTGCCAGGTGGAGGCCTGCCTCAACTCCCGGCCGCTGCAAGCTCTCACCGATGACCCGGAGGACCTCACCCCGCTGACGCCAGGACACTTCCTCGTCGGCGGCCCTCTGACGGCTGTCCCAGAACCGACGCTACTGGAGGTGCCAAGGTCGCGGCTAACCCGTTGGCAACTGCTCCAGCAACGCCTGCAACACTTCTGGCGCCGATGGGCAGCGGAATACCTGCACCAATTGCAGACCAGGCCGAAGTGGACCACCGCCGAAACCTCTCTCCAACTCGGGGACCTAGTCCTCATAAAGTCGGAGCTGACCCCCCCCTCCAGATGGCCACTGGGGCGCATCGACGAGGTCCACCCAGGAGCCGACGGACACGTTCGCGTCGCCACCGTCAAAACAGCGACCAGCAGATACCAACGGCCGGTGACAAAGCTCATCCCCCTGCATCGCGCGGCAGACGCGTAA